A single window of Brevundimonas vitisensis DNA harbors:
- a CDS encoding RluA family pseudouridine synthase: MIPAQQDDDATDDDLTVLEARIEATGRRLDRALAEAFPDLSRARLQALLALGAVTVDGEPVTTASAKARAGLYAVTVPALISATPLPQAIPLTVLYEDEDLIVIDKAAGMAAHPAPGTPDGTLVNALLAHCGDSLSGIGGVARPGIVHRLDKDTSGVMVAAKSDRAHAGLSALFATHDIERTYIALTRGAPNPAKGRIESRLGRSNTDRKKMAVLRTGGREAITDYVVQAVYGTPAKPGASPMAARIACTLHTGRTHQIRVHMASKGAPILGDATYGSGSPAVPVRAAIAEAGLTRQALHAAVLGFVHPITRAAMRFETPLPQDMTALEALLADL, translated from the coding sequence ATGATACCGGCTCAACAGGATGACGACGCCACCGACGACGACCTGACCGTGCTCGAAGCCCGGATCGAGGCGACGGGTCGCCGTCTCGACCGGGCGCTGGCCGAGGCCTTTCCCGACCTGTCGCGCGCCCGGTTGCAGGCCCTGCTCGCCCTGGGTGCCGTGACTGTCGATGGCGAACCCGTCACGACCGCCTCGGCCAAGGCGCGGGCCGGCCTCTATGCCGTCACCGTGCCCGCCCTGATCTCGGCCACGCCCCTGCCGCAGGCCATTCCCCTGACCGTCCTTTATGAGGACGAGGATCTGATTGTGATCGACAAGGCGGCGGGCATGGCCGCCCACCCGGCGCCGGGCACGCCCGACGGCACCCTGGTGAACGCCCTCCTGGCCCATTGCGGCGACAGCCTCAGCGGCATCGGCGGTGTCGCTCGCCCTGGCATCGTGCACCGCCTGGACAAGGACACCTCCGGCGTCATGGTCGCGGCCAAGTCCGACCGGGCCCACGCCGGCCTGTCGGCCCTGTTCGCCACCCACGACATCGAACGGACCTACATCGCCCTGACGCGCGGCGCCCCCAACCCTGCGAAGGGCCGCATCGAAAGCCGCCTGGGCCGCTCCAATACCGATCGCAAGAAGATGGCCGTCCTGCGCACCGGCGGGCGCGAGGCCATCACCGACTATGTCGTTCAGGCCGTTTACGGCACCCCGGCCAAGCCCGGTGCCTCACCGATGGCCGCCCGCATCGCCTGCACCCTGCACACCGGGCGCACCCACCAGATCCGAGTCCATATGGCGTCCAAAGGCGCCCCCATCCTGGGCGATGCCACCTATGGCTCAGGCAGCCCCGCTGTCCCCGTCCGCGCCGCGATCGCCGAGGCCGGCCTGACCCGTCAGGCCCTCCACGCGGCCGTCCTGGGCTTCGTTCATCCGATCACCAGGGCGGCGATGCGGTTCGAGACGCCACTCCCGCAGGACATGACTGCGCTGGAGGCCCTACTGGCCGATCTTTGA
- a CDS encoding ThuA domain-containing protein, with protein MLRPLLCLIALTALTACAGGGRPTRTEMPLRVLYLSQAVGWVHETVRRPDDGYSTGGLAPSEIAMQQMASDGGLILFLTQDAREITPERLAQTDVLVFNTTGLLPIDRATWTAITAWIESGRGGFVGIHSATDTSLDFEGGQDAYTAFIGGRFDGHPWTEGTAIRLANLDPDHPLARMWPDGTDYAEEIYQYVGFQPDQVRVLQALDMRHGPLRRPYPVPVTWVRSMGQGRLFYTNLGHTPSTWDDPRFRDQITGAILWAGHRTDAPSTPNPQVQDRHAVDGFLAAEGSRPNTQAPLALAPAIRDLQAFHPEKRDGDDTQWRRAIDRLNAALASPS; from the coding sequence ATGTTGCGACCTCTCCTCTGCCTCATCGCCCTTACGGCCCTGACCGCCTGCGCAGGCGGCGGCCGGCCCACCCGGACCGAGATGCCGCTTCGCGTCCTCTATCTTTCCCAGGCCGTGGGCTGGGTGCACGAGACGGTGCGGCGTCCCGATGACGGCTACTCCACCGGCGGCCTCGCTCCTTCCGAAATCGCCATGCAGCAGATGGCATCCGATGGGGGCCTGATACTGTTCCTGACCCAGGACGCACGCGAGATCACGCCCGAGCGGCTGGCCCAGACCGATGTCCTGGTTTTCAACACCACCGGTCTCCTACCCATCGATCGCGCCACATGGACCGCCATCACGGCCTGGATCGAAAGCGGTCGTGGCGGCTTCGTCGGCATCCATAGCGCCACCGATACCTCATTGGATTTCGAGGGCGGCCAGGACGCCTACACCGCCTTCATCGGCGGTCGTTTCGACGGCCACCCGTGGACGGAGGGGACGGCTATCCGCCTGGCCAACCTGGACCCCGATCATCCCCTGGCCCGGATGTGGCCGGACGGCACCGACTACGCCGAGGAAATCTATCAATATGTCGGCTTCCAGCCTGACCAGGTTCGCGTGCTCCAGGCGCTCGACATGCGCCATGGCCCACTACGCCGCCCCTATCCGGTTCCCGTCACATGGGTCCGGTCCATGGGTCAGGGCCGCCTCTTCTACACCAACCTCGGCCATACGCCTTCGACCTGGGACGACCCGCGTTTTCGAGATCAAATCACGGGCGCCATTCTCTGGGCCGGGCACCGGACAGACGCCCCGTCCACACCGAACCCGCAGGTTCAGGATCGCCATGCCGTCGACGGCTTCCTGGCAGCCGAAGGCTCGCGCCCCAATACCCAGGCTCCCCTGGCGCTGGCCCCTGCCATTCGCGATCTTCAGGCCTTCCATCCCGAAAAGCGCGACGGCGACGACACCCAATGGCGACGGGCAATCGATCGCCTAAATGCGGCCCTGGCCAGTCCGTCTTGA
- the rpoH gene encoding RNA polymerase sigma factor RpoH: MAVAKTLAVMSPEQGLSRYLSEIRKFPMLAKDEEFMLAKRWTEHQDPEAAHRLVTSHLRLVAKIAMGYRGYGLPIGEVISEGNVGLMQAVKKFDPDKGFRLATYAMWWIRASIQEYILRSWSLVKMGTTAAQKKLFFNLRKAKSQISAFEEGDLHPEHLAAIATKLGVSEEDVTNMNRRLSGDASLNAPLRADGESEWQDWLADDTAVSQETALADSEEKSIRMSLLEEAMQELTDREKHILTERRLKDDPVTLEELAGQYGVSRERVRQIEVRAFEKLQKAMRAAAEERNLVDA, encoded by the coding sequence ATGGCTGTCGCTAAAACGCTCGCGGTAATGTCGCCTGAACAGGGGCTGTCGCGCTATCTGTCCGAAATCCGCAAATTCCCGATGCTGGCCAAGGATGAGGAGTTCATGCTCGCCAAGCGCTGGACCGAGCATCAGGACCCCGAGGCCGCCCATCGCCTTGTGACCTCACACCTTCGCCTCGTGGCCAAGATCGCCATGGGTTATCGCGGCTACGGCCTGCCGATCGGCGAGGTGATTTCAGAGGGTAACGTCGGCCTGATGCAGGCCGTCAAGAAATTCGATCCGGACAAGGGCTTCCGCCTGGCGACCTATGCCATGTGGTGGATCCGCGCTTCGATCCAGGAATACATCCTTCGCAGCTGGTCGCTGGTGAAGATGGGCACGACCGCCGCCCAGAAGAAGCTCTTCTTCAACCTGCGCAAGGCCAAGAGCCAGATCTCGGCCTTCGAGGAAGGCGATCTGCATCCCGAACACCTTGCCGCCATCGCCACCAAACTGGGCGTCTCCGAGGAGGACGTCACCAATATGAACCGTCGCCTCAGCGGGGATGCCTCGCTGAATGCGCCGCTGCGCGCCGATGGTGAAAGCGAATGGCAGGACTGGCTGGCCGACGACACGGCTGTTTCTCAGGAAACCGCCTTGGCGGACTCTGAAGAGAAATCGATCCGCATGAGCCTGCTGGAAGAGGCGATGCAGGAGCTGACCGATCGGGAGAAACACATCCTGACCGAGCGTCGCCTTAAGGACGACCCCGTCACTCTCGAGGAACTCGCCGGTCAATACGGTGTCAGCCGCGAACGCGTCCGCCAGATCGAGGTCCGCGCCTTCGAGAAGCTGCAAAAGGCCATGCGCGCCGCTGCCGAAGAACGAAACCTCGTCGACGCCTGA
- a CDS encoding response regulator translates to MFAPDSRVLARMEPVVRRTLIVDPNLHAARLLVDIMKGLGARDVAVETEEKRALMAAREMEPGLIFTERSGATLDGEAFTRQLRRSVFACRRAPVIMVTAEATASSIKGARDVGVHEFLRKPFTSADLFKRVENVALKPRDWIEGVGYVGPDRRRFNSAEYTGPQKRNSDKPASREAEAAMIKDQALRILASALDQFDTDPMQAVRAVRQQAETLKALGMKRTDTALVLAAAGLEASLASGPPTRASLTRPIGVLLALADAPLARTA, encoded by the coding sequence GTGTTCGCACCCGATAGTCGTGTCCTGGCCCGTATGGAGCCCGTCGTTCGGCGCACCCTGATTGTCGATCCGAACCTGCATGCCGCACGCCTGCTGGTCGACATCATGAAGGGGCTGGGCGCGCGCGACGTCGCCGTGGAGACTGAAGAGAAGCGGGCACTGATGGCCGCGCGCGAGATGGAGCCGGGGCTGATCTTCACCGAGCGAAGCGGCGCGACCCTGGATGGCGAAGCCTTTACCCGCCAGCTCAGGCGCTCGGTCTTCGCCTGTCGCCGGGCCCCCGTCATTATGGTGACGGCAGAGGCCACCGCCAGTTCGATCAAGGGCGCGCGCGATGTGGGCGTGCATGAGTTTTTGAGGAAGCCCTTCACCAGCGCAGACCTGTTCAAGCGCGTGGAGAACGTGGCCCTGAAGCCCCGCGACTGGATTGAGGGGGTCGGCTATGTGGGCCCGGATCGGCGACGCTTCAACTCGGCGGAATACACAGGTCCGCAGAAGCGAAACTCCGACAAGCCCGCTTCGCGAGAGGCCGAGGCGGCGATGATCAAGGATCAGGCCCTGCGAATTCTGGCGTCGGCCCTGGACCAGTTCGACACCGACCCGATGCAGGCTGTCCGCGCGGTCAGGCAGCAGGCCGAGACGCTGAAAGCCCTCGGAATGAAGCGGACAGACACGGCCCTGGTGCTGGCGGCAGCGGGACTGGAAGCCAGTCTCGCCTCCGGCCCGCCGACGCGGGCCAGCCTGACACGCCCGATCGGGGTCTTGCTGGCCCTGGCCGACGCACCGCTGGCGCGCACGGCGTAG
- a CDS encoding adenylosuccinate synthase: MANVAVIGAQWGDEGKGKIVDWLSNRADMVVRFQGGHNAGHTLVVDGKVYKLALLPSGVVQGKPSIIGNGVVVDPWHLVGEIEKIEAQGVRISPDVLIIADNACLILPIHPALDVAREAAASAPGARIGTTGRGIGPAYEDKVGRRAIRVCDLASAEDLKVKIDRLRAHHDPLRVGLGLEPIDPDALLAQLLEIAPKILPYVQPAWRVLDQARRDGKRVLFEGAQGAFLDVDHGTYPYVTSSNTVAGQAAAGSGIGPRGVGYVLGIVKAYTTRVGEGPFACELNDEVGQHLATVGREVGVNTGRPRRCGWFDAVLVRQSVAINGIDGIALTKLDVLDGLETLKICVGYRIDGQVLDYLPSSLNAQGSAEPVFEELEGWSETTAGARSFKDLNANAIKYVRRIEELIGAPVALLSTSPERDDTIMMRDPFQG; the protein is encoded by the coding sequence TTGGCGAATGTGGCGGTGATCGGAGCCCAGTGGGGCGACGAGGGCAAGGGCAAGATCGTCGACTGGTTGTCGAACCGGGCCGACATGGTCGTGCGGTTCCAAGGGGGACACAACGCCGGCCATACGCTGGTCGTGGACGGCAAGGTCTATAAGCTGGCGTTGCTGCCGAGCGGCGTGGTGCAGGGCAAGCCCTCGATCATCGGTAACGGCGTCGTCGTCGATCCCTGGCATCTGGTCGGGGAGATCGAGAAGATCGAGGCGCAAGGCGTCCGCATCAGCCCCGATGTTCTGATCATCGCGGACAATGCCTGTCTGATCCTGCCGATCCATCCGGCGCTGGACGTGGCGCGAGAGGCGGCGGCCAGTGCGCCGGGTGCGCGGATCGGCACGACCGGGCGCGGCATCGGGCCGGCCTATGAGGACAAGGTCGGGCGGCGCGCGATCCGGGTCTGTGACCTGGCCAGTGCCGAGGACCTGAAGGTCAAGATCGATCGTCTGCGGGCGCATCACGATCCGCTGCGCGTCGGGCTGGGGCTGGAGCCGATCGACCCGGACGCGCTGCTGGCGCAGCTGCTGGAGATCGCCCCGAAAATCCTGCCCTATGTGCAGCCGGCGTGGCGCGTTCTGGATCAGGCCCGGCGGGACGGGAAGCGCGTGCTGTTCGAAGGCGCCCAGGGGGCCTTCCTGGACGTGGATCACGGCACCTATCCCTATGTCACCTCGTCGAACACGGTCGCAGGCCAGGCCGCGGCGGGGTCCGGAATCGGGCCGCGGGGCGTCGGCTATGTGCTGGGGATCGTCAAGGCCTATACGACACGGGTGGGCGAAGGCCCCTTTGCCTGTGAGCTGAACGACGAGGTCGGCCAGCACCTGGCGACGGTCGGACGTGAGGTCGGGGTCAATACCGGTCGGCCGCGTCGGTGCGGATGGTTCGATGCGGTTCTGGTGCGCCAGTCGGTGGCGATCAACGGCATCGACGGTATCGCCCTGACCAAGCTGGACGTGCTGGACGGGCTGGAGACGTTGAAGATCTGCGTCGGCTATCGGATCGACGGGCAGGTGCTGGACTATCTGCCGTCCAGCCTGAACGCCCAGGGATCGGCCGAGCCGGTGTTCGAGGAGCTGGAGGGCTGGAGCGAGACGACGGCGGGCGCGCGCAGCTTCAAGGACCTGAACGCCAATGCCATCAAATACGTCCGCCGGATCGAGGAATTGATCGGTGCGCCGGTGGCCCTGCTGTCCACCAGCCCGGAGCGGGACGACACCATCATGATGAGAGACCCCTTCCAGGGCTGA
- a CDS encoding phosphoserine transaminase: MKPARPWFSAGPTAKRPGWSSQALPHVLLGRGIRAPEVVERFAHGLKLTRDVLKVPDDYVLAYLPGSDTGAVEAALWGLLGSRPVQVVAFENFGQTWAQDVRDHLKIEPEILEAPWGELPDMSAVDPGKDVVFPWNGTTSGVRVPNADFISADRSGLVICDATSAAFAMDLDWPKLDVVTFSFQKALGGEAGIGIAALSPRAVERLDTHTPPWPVPKVLRLTEKGRFNRALATGTMINTFSIWTLEDWIDALEWAARAGGLETLIARTDANAAALDQWVQRTDWVDYLAVDPATRSTTSVCLKIIDPRVTGLDPAERYNFVQRMKALVEGEGAAFDIEGHRNAPAGLRIWCGCTVEAEDVRTLGPWLDWAFAVAVAEL, from the coding sequence ATGAAGCCGGCACGGCCCTGGTTCTCGGCCGGGCCCACGGCCAAGCGACCGGGATGGTCGTCCCAGGCCTTGCCGCACGTCCTGCTGGGCCGCGGCATTCGCGCGCCCGAGGTGGTTGAGCGGTTCGCGCACGGGCTGAAGCTGACCCGCGACGTGCTGAAGGTGCCGGACGACTATGTGCTGGCCTATCTGCCCGGCTCGGATACCGGTGCGGTGGAAGCGGCTTTGTGGGGCCTGTTGGGTTCACGTCCGGTGCAGGTGGTGGCGTTCGAGAATTTCGGCCAGACCTGGGCCCAGGACGTGCGCGATCACTTGAAGATTGAGCCCGAAATCCTGGAAGCGCCCTGGGGCGAGCTGCCGGACATGAGCGCGGTCGATCCGGGCAAGGACGTGGTGTTTCCCTGGAACGGGACGACGTCGGGCGTGCGGGTGCCGAACGCCGACTTCATCTCGGCCGACCGAAGCGGGCTGGTGATCTGCGATGCGACCTCGGCGGCGTTCGCGATGGACCTGGACTGGCCCAAGCTGGATGTCGTGACATTCTCGTTCCAGAAGGCGCTGGGGGGAGAGGCCGGGATCGGCATCGCCGCCCTATCGCCGCGCGCGGTCGAGCGGCTGGACACCCATACGCCGCCCTGGCCGGTGCCCAAGGTCCTGCGCCTGACCGAAAAGGGCCGCTTCAATCGGGCCTTGGCGACGGGGACGATGATCAACACCTTCTCCATCTGGACGCTGGAGGACTGGATCGACGCCCTGGAGTGGGCGGCGCGGGCCGGGGGGCTGGAGACGCTGATTGCGCGAACCGACGCCAATGCCGCGGCCCTGGACCAATGGGTGCAGCGGACGGACTGGGTCGACTATCTGGCGGTAGACCCGGCGACGCGATCGACGACCTCGGTCTGTCTGAAGATCATCGACCCGCGCGTGACGGGGCTGGATCCGGCGGAACGGTACAACTTCGTTCAGCGGATGAAGGCTCTGGTCGAAGGCGAGGGCGCAGCCTTCGACATCGAAGGCCATCGCAATGCCCCCGCAGGCCTGAGGATCTGGTGCGGATGCACGGTCGAGGCCGAGGACGTCAGGACGCTGGGCCCCTGGCTGGACTGGGCGTTTGCTGTGGCGGTCGCCGAGCTCTGA
- a CDS encoding DnaJ C-terminal domain-containing protein has product MAGDPYKELGVSRSASQDEIKKAFRKLAKELHPDKNPGNTVADERFKRITAAFDLIGDPEKRAKYDRGEIDADGREQFRGGGFAGARGGPGGFQGGRAAFDNIDLDEIFGMFGGAAGRGGAGRAGPMRGQDVRATLEISLEDSIAGATRRIQFSDGRTLDVVIPKGANDGQTIRLRGQGSPSRNGGEAGDALIELKLGAHPVFTRDGADLTMDLPISVPDAVLGGKVQVPTPEGAVVMTIPAGSNSGKVLRLKGRGAVADGRRGDLKARLVVTLPESPDEALVKFAETWRAQRPYKPGG; this is encoded by the coding sequence GTGGCAGGCGATCCCTACAAGGAACTGGGCGTAAGCCGCAGCGCGAGCCAGGACGAGATCAAGAAGGCGTTCCGCAAGCTCGCCAAGGAGCTGCACCCCGACAAGAACCCCGGCAATACCGTGGCCGACGAGCGGTTCAAGCGGATCACTGCGGCCTTCGATCTGATCGGCGATCCCGAGAAGCGGGCGAAATACGATCGCGGCGAAATCGATGCCGATGGCCGCGAGCAGTTCCGGGGTGGCGGCTTTGCGGGTGCGCGCGGCGGGCCCGGAGGCTTCCAGGGAGGCAGGGCGGCCTTCGACAATATCGACCTGGACGAAATCTTCGGCATGTTCGGCGGCGCGGCCGGTCGCGGCGGTGCGGGCCGGGCCGGGCCGATGCGGGGGCAGGACGTTCGCGCGACGCTGGAAATCAGCCTGGAAGACTCCATCGCTGGCGCAACGCGGCGCATCCAGTTCTCGGACGGTCGGACGCTGGACGTGGTGATCCCCAAGGGGGCGAACGACGGCCAGACCATCAGGCTGCGCGGACAGGGATCGCCCAGTCGCAACGGCGGCGAGGCCGGCGATGCCCTGATCGAACTGAAGCTGGGGGCCCATCCGGTATTCACGCGCGACGGGGCCGACCTGACCATGGACCTGCCCATCTCGGTGCCCGATGCGGTGCTGGGCGGCAAGGTGCAGGTTCCGACGCCTGAAGGCGCGGTGGTCATGACCATCCCCGCCGGATCCAACTCGGGCAAGGTGCTGAGGCTGAAGGGACGCGGGGCGGTGGCCGACGGACGGCGCGGCGATCTGAAGGCGCGACTGGTCGTCACCTTGCCGGAATCGCCGGACGAGGCTTTGGTGAAGTTTGCCGAGACCTGGCGTGCGCAGCGCCCGTACAAGCCTGGGGGCTGA
- a CDS encoding baseplate multidomain protein megatron — protein sequence MVSEASAFRGTAYVVFEDLPLGPFGNRVPQLAFEVFRRPRGSAPVLEDRLEGVCLIPGAGEFVLATEAVMRRDGLTRTTAENVNNAEGRADLLVSLDQLEAQCPNLKRVSLVIGWFGDSLSAGECTIRPGVERRDKATEPLTWSVAGLDRSQAHLISQAGDGPAYGGTPSDDSVRQAVAELKARGWAVTLYPFVFMDAADYPWRGRIAGRHGAEATGDVAALFGTADGWGLRRLALHYAQLATETGADGLLIGSEMRGLTTTRGADGGFPAVAAFRTLAAECRAVVGPGVALSYAADWSEYAGVRSGGEVLFHLDQLWADVNIDHVAIDWYPPLGDWRDDGGGLDAALFEGASDPAYLATQIAGGEGFDWFYATEADRAAQARTPIHDTAHGEDWVFRVKDLVGWWSNAHHDRPGGIRSATPTPWVPGMKPIRLTEFGCAAVDRGANAPNVFVDPKSRESGLPPFSTGVRDDRMQRRTLEAVLMHFGEAANNPVSPLYGGPMLEAADAWCWDARPYPAFPAKADVWADAGAWASGHWLNGRLGGETRDLLAAILMRGGLDPESFEVGAVQGEIAGYVIDRPMRVRDGIAPLSAALGLNIAERNGRVALVEDRPAVAALMLEDLALPDDGGPVAATRSLEPRPGAARVRFIDETADYQTGSVVVRSDGEAGGVDADLPAVCGRALAKAAARRLLASEGGGERLAVSLDPLSTLRLEPADVVTVEGHGGDWRVVRIEWDEAPRATLEPVIEVPADAEIPDWRPTEPVGAVGAPFVAILDLPPLPGREEDARPVVAVSAQPWRPMSVHGGTLAASLELRATLTQPATVGTLVAALGPGVRHRWDEAQTIVVRVEGRAPESQSEEAVLAGANALAVQTARGWEIVQYRTATLVGADVWQLSGLLRAQQGTDAEMAAGASAGAVVVFLDAAIGRLNSPRGERGLPRLWRAGPAGLPPGGKGFAEVAAVIAGLHDRPWSPAHLTVVEGEDGLRIGWQPRARLFGDSWEVEATGDAMRFRVRVLDGPVERRVFEVEATQALYAAEEVAADFPAGLTGAVARVSQWGEGFGWGTEAGVSLF from the coding sequence GTGGTGAGCGAGGCCAGTGCGTTTCGAGGCACGGCCTATGTGGTGTTCGAGGATCTGCCGCTGGGACCGTTCGGCAACCGGGTGCCGCAGCTGGCCTTTGAAGTCTTTCGGCGACCGCGCGGGTCGGCCCCGGTGCTGGAGGACCGGCTGGAAGGGGTGTGCCTGATCCCCGGGGCGGGGGAGTTCGTGCTGGCCACCGAAGCGGTGATGCGGCGCGACGGCCTGACGCGGACCACGGCCGAGAATGTGAACAATGCCGAGGGCCGCGCGGACCTGTTGGTTTCATTGGACCAACTGGAGGCGCAATGCCCGAACCTAAAGCGGGTCAGTCTGGTGATCGGATGGTTCGGCGACAGCCTGAGCGCCGGTGAGTGCACGATCCGGCCCGGCGTCGAGCGGCGGGACAAGGCGACGGAGCCCCTGACCTGGTCCGTGGCAGGGCTGGATCGGTCGCAGGCCCATCTGATCTCGCAGGCCGGGGATGGTCCAGCCTACGGCGGCACGCCGTCGGACGACAGTGTCCGGCAGGCCGTGGCGGAACTGAAGGCGCGGGGCTGGGCGGTGACCCTGTATCCGTTCGTCTTCATGGACGCGGCCGATTACCCCTGGCGCGGAAGGATCGCGGGTCGCCATGGAGCGGAAGCCACGGGCGACGTTGCGGCCCTGTTCGGCACGGCGGACGGGTGGGGGCTGAGGCGGCTGGCGTTGCACTATGCGCAGCTGGCCACAGAGACGGGCGCGGATGGCCTGTTGATCGGGTCGGAGATGCGCGGTCTGACGACCACGCGCGGTGCGGACGGCGGCTTTCCGGCGGTCGCGGCCTTCCGAACATTGGCGGCGGAATGCCGGGCGGTGGTGGGGCCGGGCGTGGCCCTGTCTTATGCTGCGGACTGGTCGGAATATGCGGGGGTGCGCAGCGGCGGCGAGGTGCTGTTTCACCTGGACCAGCTGTGGGCCGACGTAAATATCGATCATGTCGCCATAGACTGGTACCCGCCCTTGGGCGACTGGCGGGACGACGGCGGCGGCCTCGACGCGGCCCTGTTCGAGGGGGCCTCGGATCCGGCCTATCTGGCCACCCAGATCGCGGGCGGGGAGGGGTTCGACTGGTTCTATGCCACCGAGGCCGACCGGGCGGCGCAGGCAAGGACACCGATCCACGACACGGCCCATGGCGAGGACTGGGTGTTCCGGGTCAAGGATCTGGTCGGCTGGTGGTCGAACGCTCACCATGATCGACCCGGCGGGATCAGAAGCGCCACGCCCACCCCCTGGGTGCCGGGAATGAAACCGATCCGGTTGACCGAGTTCGGTTGCGCCGCCGTGGACCGAGGGGCGAATGCGCCCAATGTCTTCGTCGATCCCAAGAGCCGCGAGAGCGGGTTGCCGCCCTTTTCCACCGGCGTGCGAGACGACCGGATGCAGCGGCGAACGCTGGAGGCGGTGCTGATGCATTTCGGGGAGGCGGCGAACAATCCCGTCTCGCCCCTCTATGGTGGGCCGATGCTGGAGGCGGCAGATGCCTGGTGCTGGGATGCGCGGCCCTATCCGGCTTTTCCCGCCAAGGCCGACGTCTGGGCCGATGCCGGAGCCTGGGCCAGTGGACATTGGTTGAACGGGCGGCTGGGCGGGGAAACGCGCGACCTGCTAGCCGCCATTCTGATGCGCGGCGGTCTGGACCCAGAATCATTCGAGGTCGGGGCGGTCCAGGGCGAGATCGCGGGCTATGTCATCGATCGACCGATGCGGGTCCGCGATGGGATCGCGCCGCTGTCGGCGGCCTTGGGTCTGAACATCGCCGAGCGGAATGGCCGGGTGGCCCTGGTCGAGGACCGCCCGGCGGTGGCGGCGCTGATGCTGGAGGACCTGGCCCTGCCGGACGATGGAGGGCCGGTCGCGGCGACGCGATCGCTGGAGCCACGCCCCGGTGCTGCGCGGGTGCGGTTCATTGACGAGACGGCCGACTATCAGACCGGGTCGGTCGTGGTGCGATCCGACGGCGAGGCGGGGGGCGTCGATGCCGACCTGCCGGCGGTCTGCGGCCGGGCACTGGCGAAGGCGGCGGCGCGTCGACTGCTGGCGAGCGAGGGCGGAGGTGAGCGGCTGGCGGTCAGCCTCGACCCGCTGTCGACGCTGAGGCTGGAACCGGCGGATGTGGTGACGGTGGAGGGGCACGGCGGCGACTGGCGCGTGGTACGGATCGAGTGGGACGAGGCCCCGCGCGCAACGCTGGAGCCGGTGATCGAGGTGCCGGCCGACGCAGAGATTCCGGACTGGCGGCCGACAGAGCCGGTGGGCGCGGTGGGGGCACCGTTTGTGGCGATCCTCGACCTGCCGCCCCTGCCGGGTCGCGAGGAGGACGCGCGGCCCGTGGTGGCCGTGTCCGCCCAGCCATGGCGGCCGATGAGCGTGCACGGCGGGACCTTGGCCGCTTCGCTGGAGCTGAGAGCGACGCTGACGCAGCCTGCGACGGTCGGGACCTTGGTGGCGGCGCTGGGACCGGGCGTGCGCCATCGCTGGGATGAAGCCCAGACCATCGTCGTCCGGGTCGAGGGACGGGCCCCGGAAAGCCAGTCGGAGGAGGCGGTTCTTGCCGGGGCCAACGCCTTGGCGGTTCAGACGGCGCGTGGGTGGGAGATCGTCCAATACCGGACGGCGACCCTGGTGGGGGCGGATGTCTGGCAGCTGAGCGGGCTGCTGCGGGCCCAGCAGGGAACGGACGCCGAGATGGCCGCGGGCGCAAGCGCCGGGGCAGTGGTCGTCTTCCTGGACGCAGCGATCGGGCGGTTGAACAGTCCGAGGGGGGAGCGGGGCCTGCCGCGCCTGTGGCGGGCGGGGCCGGCGGGACTGCCGCCCGGAGGAAAAGGGTTCGCCGAGGTCGCGGCGGTGATTGCGGGTCTGCATGATCGACCCTGGAGCCCGGCACACCTGACGGTCGTGGAAGGGGAGGACGGCTTGCGGATCGGCTGGCAGCCGCGCGCCAGGCTGTTCGGGGACAGTTGGGAGGTCGAGGCCACGGGCGATGCGATGCGGTTCCGCGTGCGGGTGCTGGACGGCCCGGTGGAGCGCAGGGTGTTCGAGGTGGAGGCGACGCAGGCGCTGTATGCGGCGGAGGAGGTCGCGGCGGACTTTCCGGCGGGGCTGACTGGTGCCGTGGCACGGGTGTCGCAGTGGGGCGAGGGCTTCGGCTGGGGCACGGAGGCCGGCGTGAGCCTGTTCTGA
- a CDS encoding DUF3617 domain-containing protein, with protein sequence MTCSVRFIPLLTMGLALALTACTPPADPSTQEPVDPAPGLYRITLGGAGLAQYAQQGPGKTEDEVCVTARESPRFADRAIRNYFVLHPGCTTRPAPRVGNAVSGTITCPLDPKRAAGTVTITYEGVVAADGVEATSRMAFDFQPVPGALGPDEERQVAMATKAMEQVGIRLKAERTGECV encoded by the coding sequence ATGACTTGCTCGGTACGGTTCATACCGCTGCTGACCATGGGCCTGGCCCTCGCCTTGACGGCCTGCACTCCGCCTGCGGACCCCTCCACCCAGGAGCCCGTCGATCCCGCCCCCGGCCTCTACCGCATCACACTGGGCGGGGCTGGACTGGCCCAATATGCCCAACAGGGTCCAGGCAAGACCGAAGACGAAGTCTGCGTCACCGCGCGCGAAAGCCCGCGCTTCGCCGACCGGGCGATCCGGAACTATTTCGTCCTGCATCCCGGATGCACCACCCGCCCGGCGCCGCGCGTCGGCAATGCCGTGTCCGGCACCATCACCTGTCCGCTCGATCCCAAAAGGGCGGCCGGCACGGTCACCATCACCTATGAAGGCGTCGTGGCTGCCGACGGCGTCGAGGCCACCAGCCGCATGGCCTTCGATTTCCAGCCCGTCCCCGGGGCCCTCGGACCAGACGAAGAACGCCAGGTCGCCATGGCCACCAAGGCGATGGAGCAGGTCGGCATCAGGCTGAAGGCCGAACGGACTGGCGAGTGCGTCTAG